One Jeotgalicoccus saudimassiliensis DNA window includes the following coding sequences:
- the istB gene encoding IS21-like element helper ATPase IstB, producing MSETLREMCKTLRLAYVADIYETVDYDTPAQFLEAVFAEEFRKREAAKVQRLIKKAKFLDSKSLASYEWHDQIRFPAHIDQTGLSSLSFLEHRENIVLIGSPGTGKTHLATALGRKACEQGYDVRFFRVAHLVEQLETALKQDKLTAFRKRFEKVELIVLDEMGYLPFSKAGSELLFQLISEWYEQKSLIITSNLEFSQWNRIFIDSRLTAALVDRLIHHAHILSFTGESYRLANALSKSL from the coding sequence ATGAGTGAGACGTTACGTGAGATGTGTAAAACATTGCGGTTGGCTTATGTCGCAGATATCTATGAAACTGTAGACTACGACACGCCGGCACAGTTTTTAGAGGCCGTATTTGCCGAAGAATTTCGAAAGCGAGAGGCAGCGAAAGTGCAACGTCTCATCAAAAAAGCAAAGTTTCTAGATTCAAAAAGCCTTGCCAGTTATGAATGGCATGATCAGATTCGTTTCCCTGCCCATATCGATCAAACTGGATTAAGCAGTTTGTCTTTTCTGGAGCATCGGGAAAACATTGTGCTAATTGGTTCTCCTGGCACAGGTAAAACGCATTTGGCGACAGCTTTAGGCAGAAAAGCATGTGAGCAGGGGTATGATGTTCGTTTTTTTCGCGTCGCGCATCTCGTCGAACAATTGGAGACTGCGTTGAAACAGGACAAATTGACTGCGTTTAGAAAACGATTTGAAAAAGTAGAATTGATTGTCCTAGATGAAATGGGCTATTTACCGTTTAGTAAAGCAGGTTCGGAGTTACTCTTTCAGCTCATTTCGGAATGGTACGAGCAGAAAAGTTTAATTATTACATCTAACTTGGAGTTCAGCCAATGGAATAGAATCTTTATTGATTCCAGACTCACCGCTGCATTAGTGGACCGGCTCATTCACCACGCACATATTCTGTCATTTACCGGTGAAAGTTATCGGCTCGCCAATGCATTATCAAAATCGTTGTAA
- a CDS encoding benzoate/H(+) symporter BenE family transporter, producing MNNTYNRGFINDLNTQNISAGIITGTLGIVGAPIIVIEAAAAGGFSHIETISWFYAVQFFGALFGLLMAFYYRMPIVGAHSITGVAFLVTVTPHFTYSELVGGFIITAIIIMLFGISGIFKKVMSWIPREIISAMLAGIITSYVVGLIPAAQELPIVGITAIAVYFILTKWDLRIPPMLGSVLTSVIVFFVFHEFNMSALGTEVVMPIVHIPEFSLAGAISISIPLALMILSNDATPAVGALERSGYHAPTNNILTVSGILSIFTSFFGGQSANVAGMMTTIASDEESGETDKRYVASVISSIIMLIFGLFAWALVPLMFELPEALMAMLAGFVLLGVFASTMRTSFGNSKYTMAVIFTYIISVSGISIFYISAPVWALLIGTILAKVVRK from the coding sequence ATGAACAATACTTATAACAGAGGCTTTATCAATGATCTAAACACACAAAACATCTCTGCCGGTATCATAACCGGGACCCTCGGTATCGTCGGCGCTCCGATTATCGTCATTGAAGCGGCGGCAGCGGGCGGGTTTTCTCATATCGAGACGATCTCCTGGTTTTACGCTGTGCAGTTCTTCGGTGCCTTATTCGGCTTGCTTATGGCATTCTATTACCGTATGCCTATCGTCGGAGCCCATTCTATTACCGGCGTCGCATTTTTAGTCACGGTGACACCGCATTTTACATATTCAGAACTCGTCGGCGGTTTTATAATCACCGCCATTATTATTATGCTGTTCGGTATTTCAGGCATATTTAAAAAGGTCATGAGCTGGATTCCAAGGGAAATTATTTCCGCCATGCTCGCCGGTATTATAACGAGTTACGTGGTCGGATTAATTCCTGCAGCACAGGAGCTGCCGATTGTCGGTATTACCGCCATTGCCGTCTACTTTATATTAACGAAGTGGGATTTAAGAATTCCGCCAATGCTCGGTTCAGTGCTCACAAGTGTGATTGTCTTCTTTGTGTTCCATGAATTTAATATGTCCGCACTTGGAACGGAAGTTGTGATGCCGATTGTGCATATACCGGAGTTTTCACTGGCAGGGGCAATCTCGATTTCAATTCCGCTGGCGCTGATGATTTTAAGCAATGATGCGACACCGGCTGTCGGTGCGCTTGAACGCAGCGGTTATCATGCACCGACAAATAATATTTTAACGGTGAGCGGTATTCTGTCGATATTTACAAGTTTCTTCGGCGGACAGTCAGCAAACGTTGCAGGAATGATGACGACGATTGCTTCTGATGAAGAGTCGGGCGAAACTGATAAACGCTATGTTGCTTCAGTTATATCGAGTATTATTATGCTGATCTTCGGACTGTTCGCATGGGCACTGGTGCCGCTGATGTTTGAGCTGCCTGAAGCGCTGATGGCGATGCTTGCAGGTTTTGTTTTGCTCGGGGTATTTGCTTCAACGATGAGAACGAGTTTCGGGAATTCCAAATACACAATGGCAGTCATTTTTACCTATATTATTTCTGTATCAGGAATTTCTATCTTTTATATCAGTGCGCCGGTTTGGGCACTCTTAATCGGAACAATACTGGCGAAAGTGGTAAGGAAATAG
- a CDS encoding diacylglycerol/lipid kinase family protein — protein MKKALIIINKTSGMGKKARLEEALIRNLKSQNYEPVIKYTEPTGFENILAAHAASIDLIVAAGGDGTISELVSILGKHNINLPVAVIPAGTVNDFARANNIPLNPILAAKELDTTRTKTIDTIKINDTYAGYMVAFGNFMTSFAKVNSSVKNKVGRIAYLIKGIKTLIKLNPYRVSIKIDKLEMETDSVFTLVSKISSVGSVEKLLPEAKPDDGLLHILNIEPINIKDIVQLIYMAFTGNITNHRKVMYLTADQVEIQTSDLKEMNIDGDLYDYKDVKVTVVKDGLTLTENKNKNPV, from the coding sequence ATGAAGAAGGCATTGATTATTATTAATAAGACTTCAGGCATGGGTAAAAAAGCACGGCTGGAAGAGGCACTGATCCGCAATTTAAAATCTCAGAATTATGAACCGGTTATCAAATATACGGAACCGACCGGGTTCGAAAATATACTTGCGGCACACGCTGCAAGTATTGATCTAATCGTTGCTGCAGGCGGTGACGGGACCATCAGTGAACTCGTCAGCATTCTTGGCAAACATAATATTAATCTCCCTGTTGCGGTGATTCCCGCCGGCACGGTTAATGACTTTGCCAGAGCCAATAACATTCCGCTCAATCCGATTCTTGCTGCTAAAGAATTGGATACAACCCGCACAAAAACAATCGACACGATTAAAATCAATGATACGTACGCAGGCTACATGGTGGCATTCGGCAACTTTATGACATCATTTGCGAAAGTAAACAGCTCGGTAAAAAATAAAGTGGGACGTATCGCCTATCTCATTAAAGGAATCAAAACACTGATAAAGTTAAATCCATATCGCGTGAGTATTAAAATAGATAAACTGGAGATGGAAACAGACTCTGTGTTTACACTTGTCTCTAAAATATCGTCAGTCGGCAGCGTCGAGAAACTGCTCCCTGAAGCGAAACCGGATGACGGACTGCTTCATATACTAAATATCGAACCGATTAATATTAAAGACATCGTGCAGCTGATCTATATGGCGTTTACAGGAAATATTACAAATCATCGGAAAGTGATGTATCTGACAGCTGATCAGGTTGAAATTCAGACGAGTGATTTAAAAGAAATGAATATCGACGGAGATTTATATGATTATAAAGATGTGAAGGTAACGGTTGTGAAAGATGGACTGACACTCACTGAAAATAAAAACAAGAATCCAGTCTGA
- a CDS encoding chromate transporter, which yields MKYIDIFIAFFIPGVVGYGGGPASIPLIQAEVVDRYKWLTIDEFGEILALANGLPGPIVTKMAGYIGYEVGGVFGSIIALFSSVAPSLIAMLVLLGLITKFKNSPVVKKLTNYIKPTIAILLGALTLQFFLQSLEGAGLFHTVILLIVSWICLEKFRVHPSLIIIGTLFYGLIFIS from the coding sequence ATGAAATATATTGATATTTTTATTGCTTTCTTTATACCAGGAGTAGTTGGATATGGAGGAGGTCCTGCGAGTATCCCATTGATTCAAGCAGAAGTAGTTGACCGATATAAATGGTTAACAATTGATGAGTTCGGAGAAATATTAGCATTAGCTAATGGTCTCCCAGGACCGATTGTTACAAAAATGGCAGGCTATATAGGTTATGAAGTTGGTGGGGTTTTTGGAAGTATTATTGCTCTATTTTCCAGTGTTGCTCCTTCATTAATTGCTATGTTAGTTCTATTAGGTTTAATAACAAAGTTCAAAAATTCCCCAGTAGTTAAGAAGTTAACAAACTATATAAAACCAACAATTGCTATTTTACTCGGAGCACTAACTTTACAATTCTTCCTTCAATCTCTTGAAGGAGCTGGATTATTTCATACAGTAATACTTTTAATAGTTAGTTGGATATGCTTAGAGAAGTTCCGAGTTCATCCTTCTCTAATAATAATTGGAACATTATTTTATGGATTAATATTTATAAGTTAA
- a CDS encoding chromate transporter: MNLHLEIFIAFFRSGILGFGGGPSTIPLVHKEVVEYFKWMDDEEFSNVLALGNSLPGPIATKMAGYIGYKVGGFIGLIVALFATIMPTVIIMIFLIGTLSNFRDSTYVQGMTAAITPVITVMMFILTYQFLFSSKKNLGEIKTLILLSLSFIAYIILDIHPAIIILVIIIYSFIKYRK; the protein is encoded by the coding sequence ATTAATTTACATTTAGAAATTTTCATTGCCTTTTTCCGATCAGGAATACTGGGTTTTGGTGGAGGTCCTTCTACAATACCTTTAGTTCACAAAGAAGTTGTAGAATATTTTAAATGGATGGATGATGAGGAGTTTTCAAATGTTTTAGCTTTGGGAAATAGCTTACCAGGTCCCATAGCTACAAAAATGGCAGGCTATATAGGCTATAAGGTTGGCGGATTCATAGGTCTAATAGTTGCATTATTCGCTACAATTATGCCGACTGTTATCATTATGATATTTTTAATTGGTACTTTATCAAACTTCAGAGATTCTACTTACGTTCAAGGAATGACGGCAGCAATTACTCCAGTTATTACAGTTATGATGTTTATTCTTACCTATCAATTTTTATTTTCTTCAAAGAAAAATTTAGGTGAAATTAAAACATTAATTTTACTCTCTTTAAGTTTTATAGCATATATTATTTTGGATATACATCCGGCAATTATTATATTGGTCATTATTATATACTCATTTATCAAATATAGAAAATAG
- a CDS encoding Lrp/AsnC family transcriptional regulator → MVLDELDKKILSLLSDNGRISYVDIAKELEISRVAVRDRVNKLIENDIIEKFSVVINSNKVGKTVSAFFEVDCEPKSLVSVAESLVENPKVASCYQMTGPSTLHMHVLVDDFDQLEYFINEELYSLDGITKVESHILLKRFKSRTGLKL, encoded by the coding sequence ATGGTACTAGATGAATTAGATAAAAAGATATTATCATTGTTATCAGATAATGGCCGGATATCTTATGTAGATATAGCTAAAGAGTTAGAAATTTCGAGAGTAGCAGTTAGGGATAGAGTAAATAAATTAATTGAGAATGATATTATTGAAAAATTTAGTGTAGTTATAAACTCTAATAAAGTAGGAAAAACAGTGTCAGCTTTTTTTGAAGTGGATTGTGAGCCTAAATCGTTAGTTTCGGTAGCAGAATCGTTAGTAGAGAATCCTAAAGTTGCCTCTTGTTATCAAATGACCGGACCAAGTACATTACACATGCATGTCTTAGTGGATGACTTTGACCAATTGGAATACTTTATAAATGAAGAATTATATTCGTTAGATGGAATTACTAAAGTAGAGAGTCATATCTTATTGAAAAGATTTAAAAGCCGTACAGGTTTGAAATTATAA
- a CDS encoding tripartite tricarboxylate transporter substrate binding protein, translated as MKRIFYLLMTFSILMVLVACGNDSSTGEGSNEGENFSNYPEENITLIVPWGAGGDTDVIARTVNKYLEEELGTKVITQNIGGGGGVIGATEGLSADPDGYTIINGHDSIGISKLSGTSDFDYFDFEPVALMTTSSNIVVTNADNDWDNMSDVIEQAKNEPGSISFGATVGSTTHTIPLGIMEDQGVEFNIVNYEGTAERTQALLGNHVDLASTTVPAAKDYIESGDLKLLGLVSDERNGELPDLETLKEQGIDFSSGTNRGYFLPKDTPQEIVEILSEALGNVASNEEFQKEMKNLGVDVNYLAHEEYKEFLEEDLAETEEILRNQGVIE; from the coding sequence ATGAAGAGAATTTTTTACTTATTAATGACATTTTCTATACTTATGGTATTAGTAGCATGCGGTAACGATTCTTCAACTGGAGAAGGAAGTAACGAAGGGGAAAATTTCAGTAATTATCCGGAAGAGAATATAACATTAATAGTTCCTTGGGGGGCTGGAGGAGACACAGATGTTATAGCGAGAACTGTAAACAAATACTTAGAAGAAGAATTAGGGACTAAAGTTATCACGCAAAATATTGGTGGTGGCGGAGGTGTAATTGGAGCTACGGAGGGACTATCAGCAGATCCGGATGGTTATACAATCATTAATGGTCATGACTCTATAGGGATATCAAAATTAAGTGGTACATCAGACTTTGATTATTTTGACTTTGAGCCTGTTGCTCTAATGACTACGTCTTCAAACATAGTTGTTACAAATGCAGATAATGATTGGGACAATATGTCGGATGTAATTGAACAAGCGAAAAATGAACCAGGATCTATATCTTTTGGAGCCACAGTGGGATCAACTACACACACTATTCCTCTCGGTATCATGGAAGACCAAGGTGTGGAATTTAATATAGTAAACTACGAAGGAACTGCCGAAAGAACCCAAGCATTATTAGGAAACCATGTAGATTTAGCTTCTACTACTGTCCCGGCAGCTAAAGATTATATTGAATCAGGAGATTTAAAATTACTAGGACTAGTCAGTGATGAAAGAAACGGTGAACTGCCTGATTTAGAAACACTAAAAGAACAAGGAATAGACTTCTCATCAGGGACTAATCGCGGCTACTTTTTACCTAAAGATACACCTCAAGAAATCGTTGAAATTTTAAGTGAAGCTCTGGGTAACGTAGCTTCAAATGAAGAATTTCAAAAAGAAATGAAAAACTTAGGTGTAGATGTGAATTATTTAGCCCATGAGGAATATAAGGAATTTCTTGAAGAGGATTTAGCTGAAACAGAAGAAATTCTTAGAAATCAAGGTGTTATCGAATAA
- a CDS encoding tripartite tricarboxylate transporter TctB family protein, translating into MKKTLSGPIIILLVASFFLYQTTNIKTLDIVAGLGADFYPRVILIFIIVLSALSIIISIIKNRNLKSYSDKESFSWKVLLMFISFGIYIWALDVIGFVIASTIFMMFVYILLIDKKKNWKVNIITVICLFLSALVVSFIFENYLNVFLPKGLFF; encoded by the coding sequence ATGAAGAAAACATTAAGCGGACCAATTATTATATTACTAGTAGCAAGTTTCTTTTTATACCAAACTACTAATATAAAAACTTTGGATATAGTTGCTGGGTTAGGAGCAGACTTTTATCCTAGAGTGATTCTAATATTCATAATAGTACTGTCAGCTTTATCGATAATAATATCGATTATAAAAAATAGAAATTTGAAGTCATACTCAGATAAAGAGTCATTTTCTTGGAAAGTGCTATTAATGTTTATATCTTTTGGTATTTATATCTGGGCATTAGATGTGATTGGTTTCGTCATAGCATCGACTATCTTTATGATGTTTGTATATATTTTATTGATAGATAAAAAGAAGAATTGGAAAGTAAATATAATTACAGTTATTTGTTTGTTCCTGTCCGCGTTAGTTGTTTCATTTATCTTTGAAAACTATTTGAATGTATTTTTACCAAAGGGCTTATTCTTTTAA